Proteins encoded within one genomic window of Candidatus Zixiibacteriota bacterium:
- the glnA gene encoding glutamine synthetase (forms a homododecamer; forms glutamine from ammonia and glutamate with the conversion of ATP to ADP and phosphate; also functions in the assimilation of ammonia; highly regulated protein controlled by the addition/removal of adenylyl groups by adenylyltransferase from specific tyrosine residues; addition of adenylyl groups results in inactivation of the enzyme), producing the protein KDHEFLLRGDVFTKDVIETWLDYKRKKEVDAIRMRPHPWEFALYFDI; encoded by the coding sequence GAAGGATCACGAGTTCCTGCTGCGCGGGGATGTCTTCACCAAGGACGTCATCGAGACCTGGCTCGACTACAAACGCAAAAAAGAAGTCGACGCCATCCGCATGAGACCCCACCCCTGGGAGTTCGCCCTGTACTTCGATATCTGA